AGCTTCTATCCACTGTGCCTCCGCCCTCTATCCCGCCACCCCCTCCCAACTCCCAGCGCCAGAGCTGCTGGGAGGGCCCCCCAGCCTCGCCCACATCCCTTGGGCCCCTACTGGAACTGACCCTGCTTGGGGGGGCAGATGAAGTACCGGACACCCCCAACACTGCCATCATTCTTGCCCTCGGGTTCATCCAGCTCCACGCCCACCCACTGGCCGCTGGCGAACTCCGTGGTCCCGCAGAACCGCAGGGTGCCCCTCTGGGGAGGCAAAGGAGGACATGGCTTGGCAGGGGGAAGGGGCTGGGGCGCAGAGTGGACTGGCAGACATGCGGTATGGTGAGGGGCCTGGGGTTCCTATGTCAgcttgctgcttccaggagtcgACCCCTCTGAATGTCCTCCGCTGTGAAACGGGCCGAGAATGAGCAACCGCCAGAAATCAGATGGTGACAGACCTTCCCTATCCAATCCAGCAAGGCATGACAACAGACACGGTGCGACCCCCGAATGATCAGGGCATCACAGATCCATCCTCACCACGTTTAAAGGGTGTAAACGTCTGAACTCATTTAAGTCTCACCCAGTCCTCTCATCATCCTCACTCTGCCGACCAGAAAACTCCCACCCAGAGAGGTGAGACCACGGAGCCTGGGTCTTGTGGCAAAACAGAGATTTACATGGACAAGACCCCGGGCCTGGGCCAGTAGCCACTGTGCCATGCTGTGTCTCTGCAGGGCGGCGACTGCCATCGCAGGTCTTCCAGAAAGGGTTTTGCCTCTCGGAGCCTGCGGCCGTCTCCTGGGTTGTAAAATGGGGCAAGTCCCCAGTCTCTTCTCAGTATGAGATCACGTGGATTTGGTTAGATCATGGAAGGGAAGCTTCTGAGATTGGGCTACACCTGGAGGGCTCTTGAATCGGAAACAAAATCCAAAGTCCTCTTGGTGGCCTGCAGGTCTGGTGTGATCCAGCCCTTGGCAACCTCTCCAACTCTCCCCCACTGATAGACTCCCCTCCATCCCACTGCCCTTCCCCACCTGTGGGCGCTGGGGCCTGTGGTTTCCTCGGCCTCCTTAATCTTGTAGAGTGAGCTCCTCCCTGTTTTGTCTGGAAATCTCCTCCTCAGAAAGGGCCTTGTGGATCAGCCTGCCTAAAACCTCTCTACCACCAGGGGTGACCTTAAACATGGCCTCCCTGTAGTAAGGGAGCTCCAGGGGAGCAGGGCTGGGTCTGGCATAGCCCGGGGGACACCAGGTAAGTGAACGACCATTAGAATAAGATCTCTCTGACTTCAAGGCTATGGCACCTGCCTCATGCCTACCTGAgacccctctctccttcccttcccctggTTCACGCCTCATCTTTAACGTGGGTGGGTGCTCCATCCCACCCTCATCCATCCTTCCAACCTATACGTCCCCACactctgggactggaggaggGGCCATGCCAAGAGCCAGGTGCCCAGAGGTGCTCCTTGCCATGACCAGTCCGGGCACTCCCAGCGCCACGGAGATGAGGGATGGTGGTGGGAGGGCAGACGAAAAGGAACCCAGCTctgaggggtgaggggggtgaatcctccccacccaccccccaccctgtcccTCAGGCACTGACCTTCTGGCCATCGAGCAGCACGCGGTCCCCCAGGCGCAGGCCCAGTGCACTGAGCATGAGGTTGCCCGGGACATTGTCGTAGTTGGGCAGCGTAACCttggggagggcacaggacagCGGCACGGCCTCCTCCAGCAGGGTCCGCAGCTCCTTGGCCACCAGCGCTGCTTCTGCCTTGTCCAGGGACATATCCATCGGATCTGGGACCACCTCGGCCGGGACCTGTCCCTTCCGGTTCTGGGGCCCGTGGGAAGAGAAAAGGTTGGAGACTGAATCCCACAGGCAGTACCTCCAGGGAGGCCCAGCTCTGCCTAGAGAGCTGGCATCTGGGAGGAAGCTGAGAGGAGACAAGGTGGCCACTGTGGGAATCAAAAGGGACCAGTCACGGAGGTCCAGACCACATCCCTGGAGGAGtgcatacttgagcccttgactgGGGATGTGTGTCCGGGAACTGAGGGTGGGACAGACAGCAGGGAATCTAttagggaattggggggacacaTCTCACGCAGCAGGTCAGGCCCTCAGGGAGGCCACGCCCCCAGACTCCAAGGCAAAAATGGTATCACTGGAGAAACAAGTTCTGAGCGTGGGCTGGTGTGCTACAGGGTCAGGGGTCAAGCTCTGGGCCTCTGGGTAATAAGGGCTCTGGGGGAACAGCATGTCACTACAAAATGCCCAGGCCTGGAACACAGGCTGATTGGTCAGGGAGATGAGCTTTGTGGTACCTGGATCGGAGTCAAATTCCTATTTCTCGATGAATTCTGGGCAAGTCCCTTGACCTCTCTTTGCCCTCTGTAAAATCTGTTCTACAGGGATGTTAGCACAGCGAGCTTTAAGGGACCATCCTGGGCGgccctctcccctccaccccccacccctcggtTGAACCTTGCTACGGGCAACGGGGCAAGGCCAGGACGCAGTACCCTAAGTGCGGGGTTGGCACCATGCTCCAGCAGACACTTGGCGGCGCCCAGGCACAGGTTGGAGGCGGCGATGTGCAAGGCTGAGCCATGGTTGAAGTCGCTGCACGTGGAGTTCACCACTGGGTGGGAGGCAACAGAAGGGCTAAGCAATGACGCTGGGGATGCAgcgccccacccaccccagggccccacctccccctccccttctctgctgttcccCTAGCCGGGCGACCCCTGAGGCACGTGGTGGCGCGGTGCCCcccctcagcccccccccccaccaggctTCAGTTCTGCCCATCAGCCCTTGCCCTGCCTCcttcacaacccccccccccatcctgccTGCTCCCGTGCTGCGTGCCCCTCCGCTCCATCAGCCCTTCTCCCTCCGGGGCGCCCCACCTCGTGGCCTGGCCCCCTTGAGGAGCACGCGCACCAGGTCCGGCACGTCGAAATAGGCCGCGTAGTGAAGGGCGTTCATGTTAGTCCAGCGGCTGCGCAGGGTCACGTCGGCTCCCAGCGCCAGCAGCTGCTGTGACAGGCGCACGGCCGCCGCGGGGTCCCCTGTGTGATGGTCCTCCGGGTCAACTGGAGGCCCCTCGCTCAGAACTTGGGCCCCAGAATATGGGGAGGGCCCAGGCCTCGGGGGTGGCATTCTGGGGGCGCAGGTTCCGAATGGGAATTTAGGATGTGGGTTTGCAGGGTGTTGGGTCAGAGGAGTGGGGATCTGGGAATGGGGGCCCTCACCAACTCCATGGGCCCCCGCCTTGCAGGCGTAATGGAGCAGCGTCATGTCTGTTAGCCCATCCCGGTCATTCACGTGGCAGCCACGACGCAGAATCTGGGCGTTCCAGGAGACACAGGGTTAGCCAGACACTTGGGGggccctcccctaccctcctgggctTGCCCAGGGCTCTTACCTCATTGCCAATGACATCAATCTTGTGCTGGACTTGGGGCACCCACTGGCGCACAATGGCGAACAGCTCGGGGACGGTGGTCTGGGGGTCAAACAGAATCTCCTGGCACGCCGGGTCGTTGGGGTCGAAGAAGGTGAAGGCTGGGGTGACGAGAGCCAAAAGTCACTTCCGGAAAGTTGACCATCCTGAGGCAAGGGGGCTGGAGGGTTTTGCCTTTGGTGCCTTCTTACACAGGGTGGCCCCTGGGGCCAGGTGCGTGGCAGGGATAAGGTTTGAGCATCGGGGCGCTTCACATACATAGCTGGACACATCTTCACATGTGTCATGAAGAGCAGGAGGGCCAGACAATCCCCGGAGAGCAGGCCCCACCCCTCGACACAGACCGCAACAAGGAGCCCGGATTCTGAATACCAAAGGGAGCTGCCACAGCTCGGGCCCACCGCTGCCCTCTCAGAGTGTGGGCCCCGTTGGTCCGAAGCGATAAAGGAAACCTGACAATGCCAGACATCTTGGCTTTCCAGAAAAGCCTCCCGGTTTTCTAGATTCTTGGCAGTCCACAGAAAATGTCCTTGTGAGCAGGATCCAGCCCGTGGCCAGTGAAAGCCGCACCCAGAGGGGCTGCCCTCTCCCCTGGAGAGACCAGACCAGACGGGTGGGAGCAGGGATGGGTGTGGTTGCTCTCTGCGGCGTGCGGCAGGGGCACAGGGGGTGCTAAGTGAGGACGGGTGACAGCTGGATCACAGAGCTCAGGGGCGTGCCAGGTAGGCAGGGTGCCCAGGGATCAGTCCACGTGCTCCCTGTAAAACCCAACTCATGCCACCATCTGCCTCGGGGAGTCCACTGCACTCAGAATACAAAGGAGCGTCCTTCCCAGCGCGCACCGGCCCACCACAAGCACTCCCCTCCTGCCTCACCGGGCCCTCTGTCCCTCCG
The sequence above is drawn from the Tenrec ecaudatus isolate mTenEca1 chromosome 18, mTenEca1.hap1, whole genome shotgun sequence genome and encodes:
- the CLIP3 gene encoding CAP-Gly domain-containing linker protein 3; the protein is MTKTDPAPMVPPPREEEEEEEEEEEEEEEETVPEIPSPTQERRQKPVVHPSAPAPLPKDYAFTFFDPNDPACQEILFDPQTTVPELFAIVRQWVPQVQHKIDVIGNEILRRGCHVNDRDGLTDMTLLHYACKAGAHGVGDPAAAVRLSQQLLALGADVTLRSRWTNMNALHYAAYFDVPDLVRVLLKGARPRVVNSTCSDFNHGSALHIAASNLCLGAAKCLLEHGANPALRNRKGQVPAEVVPDPMDMSLDKAEAALVAKELRTLLEEAVPLSCALPKVTLPNYDNVPGNLMLSALGLRLGDRVLLDGQKRGTLRFCGTTEFASGQWVGVELDEPEGKNDGSVGGVRYFICPPKQGLFASVSKISKAVDALPSSVTSTPRTPRMDFSRVTGKGRREHKGKKKSPSSPSLGSLQQREGAKAEVGDQVLVAGQKQGIVRFYGKTDFAPGYWYGIELEQPTGKHDGSVFGVRYFTCPPRHGVFAPASRIQRIGGSTDAPGDSVIAKKVHQVTMTQPKRTFTAVRTPKDITSENSISRLLFCCWFPWMLRAEMQS